The following coding sequences are from one Chloracidobacterium sp. window:
- a CDS encoding Mov34/MPN/PAD-1 family protein, with translation MTFHIKVVREVTPMRRPLPQVLETVGRPPTDGLQVFLSKQAEEKILLAAPPEKPAETMPDLARAFLGENECGGLLIGNVYVAELSGCTVTFTAIVDAVPAQEAAAGPTFVEMGVADLLAVADHLRRLREQRQGQVEADLRIVGWYHTHPGFGVFMSGTDQATQRDVFGMPWQVAVVYDPLNGEYGVFYGRDSKHLAGWYLFDAQAEGFPPPLPPANATEPRPSGDVSLRRRLMAEFDAVRHGLSAALAHYRDADIS, from the coding sequence ATGACGTTCCATATCAAAGTCGTCCGTGAAGTAACACCGATGCGGCGGCCGCTGCCGCAGGTTCTCGAAACCGTTGGGCGACCGCCCACCGACGGCCTGCAGGTTTTCCTGTCAAAGCAGGCGGAGGAAAAAATCCTGCTGGCCGCTCCGCCGGAGAAACCGGCCGAGACAATGCCTGATTTAGCGCGCGCGTTTCTCGGTGAAAACGAGTGCGGCGGGCTGCTGATCGGGAATGTGTACGTCGCCGAACTCAGCGGCTGCACCGTCACCTTTACCGCAATTGTGGACGCCGTTCCGGCGCAGGAAGCCGCCGCTGGTCCCACCTTTGTCGAGATGGGAGTGGCCGACCTGTTGGCCGTCGCCGACCACCTGCGACGCTTACGTGAACAGCGACAGGGGCAAGTCGAGGCGGACTTGCGCATTGTCGGCTGGTATCATACGCACCCCGGCTTCGGCGTTTTTATGTCCGGTACGGACCAAGCCACCCAGCGCGATGTCTTCGGCATGCCGTGGCAGGTGGCGGTCGTCTATGACCCGCTCAACGGTGAGTACGGTGTCTTCTACGGCAGGGACTCCAAGCACCTTGCGGGTTGGTATCTTTTTGACGCGCAAGCGGAGGGTTTTCCGCCGCCGTTGCCGCCGGCGAACGCTACCGAGCCGCGCCCAAGCGGCGACGTTTCGTTGCGGCGCCGTTTGATGGCGGAGTTCGACGCCGTACGGCACGGTCTTAGCGCTGCGCTTGCGCACTACCGCGACGCAGACATTTCCTAA